A genomic segment from Pirellulales bacterium encodes:
- a CDS encoding DNA adenine methylase, with amino-acid sequence MAMLHYTPLRYPGGKRRLAGVVVRLLELNGLQDTQYVEPYAGGAAVAIGLLFEEYASVVHLNDLSRPVFAFWHTVLNKTEWLCNRIRTAKITMPAWRRHREVYRRRESAELHELGFSALFLNRTNRSGIIRGGVIGGKDQAGDWTLGVRFNRSELIERIKKIGRYKERINLYQMDALEFTNKVIPGIGGNSFIFFDPPYIERSQLLYMNDYSIQDHHDLQARILRMKQPWIVTYDYAAITQKLYPLCRRIVYGLHYTAHEKYEGQEVMYFSDRLILPKTSELLAPRMKLVPYRSRLKART; translated from the coding sequence ATGGCTATGCTGCACTACACGCCGTTGCGATATCCAGGCGGAAAGCGGCGCCTTGCTGGCGTCGTTGTGCGCCTTCTTGAGCTCAACGGACTGCAAGACACTCAGTATGTCGAGCCGTATGCCGGGGGCGCGGCGGTCGCAATCGGGCTGCTTTTCGAGGAGTATGCTTCGGTCGTTCACCTGAACGACTTGAGTCGGCCAGTGTTTGCGTTCTGGCACACGGTTCTCAATAAGACTGAATGGCTCTGCAACAGGATTAGAACTGCCAAGATCACAATGCCTGCTTGGCGCCGCCACCGCGAGGTTTATAGGCGGCGCGAATCGGCAGAGTTGCACGAACTCGGGTTCTCCGCGCTCTTTCTCAACCGTACAAATCGCTCAGGGATTATTCGCGGCGGAGTGATTGGAGGAAAGGATCAAGCCGGGGACTGGACGCTAGGGGTTCGATTCAACAGAAGTGAGCTTATCGAGCGAATTAAAAAAATAGGCAGGTACAAAGAGCGAATCAATCTCTACCAGATGGATGCCCTGGAATTCACCAACAAGGTCATCCCTGGTATTGGCGGCAATTCATTTATCTTTTTCGATCCGCCATATATTGAGCGAAGTCAATTGCTGTACATGAATGACTACAGCATCCAAGACCACCACGATTTACAGGCGCGAATTCTGCGGATGAAGCAGCCGTGGATTGTCACCTATGACTATGCTGCGATCACCCAAAAGCTCTACCCCTTATGTCGCAGAATCGTGTACGGGCTTCACTATACCGCGCACGAGAAGTACGAGGGGCAAGAGGTAATGTATTTTTCGGACAGGCTTATACTGCCGAAAACTAG